The nucleotide sequence GACGGCCCGCCCGGCGGTGGCGGCTTCCTCGGCGTCGGCCGGATCGACGTGGTCGGCCTCCTGCTTCGCCTCGCCGCCGTCCTCGCCGTCGGGGCCGGCGTGATCTACTGGTGGCGGCGCCGCAGCGACGACGAGCAATGACCGAGCGAACCCGCGACGCCCCCGAGGCCGACTCGCCCCCCGAGCGACCGGCCGGACCGGTCGCCGAACTCGACGGCGTGACCAGGGAGTACCGGAGCGGCGGCGAGACCATCGCCGCGCTCGCGGACGTGGACTTCGCGGTCGACCCCGGCGAGATGGTCGCCGTCATCGGTCCCAGCGGGTCCGGCAAGAGCACGCTCCTCAACGTGCTCGGCCTCCTCGATGTCCCCACCGCGGGGACGGTCCGACTCGACGGCGGCGACGTGACCGACTACGACGACGAGGCGCGCACGATGGCCCGCCGGCGCACCATCGGCTTCGTCTTTCAGTCCTTTCACCTCGTCCCGATGCTGACCGCCGTCGAGAACGTCCTCGTGCCGACGATGTTCGTCGAGGGCGACCAGCGCCCGCGGGCGCGGAGCCTCCTCGAACGGGTGGGGCTGGGCGACCGACTCGACCACCGCCCCGACCAGCTCTCGGGCGGCCAGCGCCAGCGCGTCGCTATCGCCCGCGCGCTGGTGAACGAGCCCAGACTCCTCCTGGCCGACGAGCCGACGGGCAACCTCGACCGCGACACCGGGCGCAACATCTTGGAGGAGTTCGAGCGCATCAGCGCCGAGGAGGAGGTCGGCGTGGTGTCGGTCACCCACGACGAACTGGTCACGGAGTTCACCGACCGGACGGTCGAACTGATCGACGGAGTGATCCAGTGATCGACCCTCTCGATTTCCCGGCGCTCCGGATGGCGTGGCTCAACCTCCGCCGGAACACGCTCCGCACCGGGCTGGCGACCCTCGGCATCGTCATCGGCGTCGTCGCCATCGCGGGCATCGGCATCACGGGTACGGCGCTCCAGTACGGCGCCACACAGGAGTTGGGCGGCCTCTCGAACACGGTGACGGTCTTCCCCGGCGAGGAGAACGCCGCCGACGTCATCACCGACCAACAGGTCGACTCCATCGAGCGGGTGGCGACGGGCGCGGTGGTCGCCCCCCAGCGCTCGGAGCGGATGGAGGTGGCCTCGCGCTCGGAGCGACGGCAGGTGAGCGTCGAGGCCGTCTCCCGGCCGGCCGCCCTCTACGACGCGGCCGAGGGGACCATCCCGACGCCGATGCGGAGCGGCGCCCTGCTCAACGCCGAACTCGCCGACGAACTCGGCGTGGAACTCGGCCAGACGGTCTCCATCGGCGGACGATCCTATCGGATCATCGCCATCCTCGACGAGCCGGGCGGCTTCGGGCAGGGCGTCTCGGTGGTCGTCCCGCTCGACGACGTCGACCGGGACGGTTACGATCAGGTGACCGTCGTCACCGAGGACGGCGAGGCGGCCCAGCGACTCGCCGCGGAGATTCCCCAGGAGTTGAACCAGCGCGAGGAGGTGGTCGACACGTTCACCCCCGCCGACATCCAGGAGAGCGTCAGCGGCTTCTTCGCGACGCTGAACGCCGCGCTCCTCGGCGTCGGCTCCATCTCGCTGGTGGTCGCCGGCGTCAGCATCCTGAACGTGATGCTGATGAGCGTCGTCGAGCGACAGGCCGAGATCGGCGTGTTCCGGGCCGTGGGCATCCGCCGGCGCGAGGTGATGCGGATGATCGTCGCCGAAGCGACGCTGCTGGGCGTGGTCGGCGGTCTCGTCGGCGTCGTCCTCTCCCTGCTGATCGGCTACGCGGTCAACGGCCTGCTCAACGGCCAGCCCGCCCTCGTCTTGCAGCCCCGCAACCTCGAGTTCCTCGCGCTCGGGTTCGGCTTCGCGGTGCTCGCGAGCACGCTCAGCGGTCTCTACCCCGCCTGGAAGGCGTCGACGGCCAACCCCGTCGAAGTGCTCCGCGGGTAGCCCGCGCTACCCTCCCTCGGTCGGAGGAAACGGTTATGTGACACAGCCCGCAAGGCCACCTACTATGGGACGTACGCTCACGGAGAAGATCCTCGCCGATCACCTCGTCGACGGCGACATCGAGACCGGCGAGGAGATCGGTATCGAGGTAGACCAGACCATCGCCCACGACCTGACGGGGACGATGGCGTGGCTCCAGTTCGAGGCGCTCGGCCTCGACGAGGTGAAAGTCGAGGTGGCCGGCCAGCACTGTGACCACCAGACCTACCAGCCGGACTTCAAGGTCTCCGACGACCACCGCTTCCTCCGGTCGGCGGCGGGCACCTACGGCGCGTACTTCGCACGCCCGGGGACCGGCATCCTGCACCAGGTCCACAAGGAGAACTTCACCGCCCCGGGGAAGACCCTGCTCGGCGCCGACTCCCACACCCCGACCGCGGGGGGCGTGGGATCGCTCGGCATCGGCACCGGCGGTCTCGACGTGGCCACCGCGATGGGCGGTGCGCCCTTCTATCTCGACGTGCCGGAGGTGGTGAACGTCCGCCTGGAGGGTGAACTGCCCGAGTGGACGACCGCCAAGGACGTGATCCTCGAACTGCTGCGCCGCTACTCCGTCAAGTTCGGCGTCGACAAGGTGTTCGAGTACACCGGCCCGGGCGTCGAGACTCTCTCGGCCCACGAGCGGACCGTCATCACCAACATGGGGACGGAGCTGGGTGCGACCACCTCGATCTTCCCGAGCGACGAGCGCACGAAGGAGTTCTTCGACCGACTGGGCCGGCCCGAGGACTTCGTCGAACTCGCGCCCGACCCCGACGCCGAGTACGACGACGAGATCGTCGTCGACCTCTCGGAGCTGGAGCCGCTGATCGCCTGTCCGTCGATGCCGGACAACGTCGTGCCCGTCCGCGAGGTGTCGGGGATCGAGGTCGATCAGGTGCTCGTCGGCTCCTGTACCAACGGCGCCTACGAGGACATCCTCCCGGTGGCGAAGATGTTCGACGGCCGTGAGGTGGCCAAACGGACCGAAACCATCGTCGCCCCGGCGTCGAAACAGGCCTCGGAGATGCTCGCACGCGACGGCTTCACCGCGGAACTGATGGCCGCCGGCGTCAGCGTCTCGGAGGCGACGTGTGGCGCCTGCATCGGCGCCGGTCACGTCCCCGCCAGCGACTCCGTGAGCGTCCGCACGTTCAACCGCAACTTCGAGGGCCGTTCGGGGATGGAGGCGGACGCGGTCTACCTCTGCTCCCCGGAGGTGGCCGCGGCGACGGCGCTGGCGGGGGAGATCACCGATCCCCGGGATCTCGCGGCCGACGTCGAGGAACCGGGGTTCGAGTACCCCGAACGCTACATCGGCGCCAGCGAATCGGACCTCATCATGCCCGACGAGGCGGTCGACGACGGCCTCGTCAAGGGACCGAACATCGACGAGGTGCCGCTGAAAGACCCGCTGG is from Haloplanus salinarum and encodes:
- a CDS encoding ABC transporter ATP-binding protein, with the translated sequence MTERTRDAPEADSPPERPAGPVAELDGVTREYRSGGETIAALADVDFAVDPGEMVAVIGPSGSGKSTLLNVLGLLDVPTAGTVRLDGGDVTDYDDEARTMARRRTIGFVFQSFHLVPMLTAVENVLVPTMFVEGDQRPRARSLLERVGLGDRLDHRPDQLSGGQRQRVAIARALVNEPRLLLADEPTGNLDRDTGRNILEEFERISAEEEVGVVSVTHDELVTEFTDRTVELIDGVIQ
- a CDS encoding ABC transporter permease, which translates into the protein MIDPLDFPALRMAWLNLRRNTLRTGLATLGIVIGVVAIAGIGITGTALQYGATQELGGLSNTVTVFPGEENAADVITDQQVDSIERVATGAVVAPQRSERMEVASRSERRQVSVEAVSRPAALYDAAEGTIPTPMRSGALLNAELADELGVELGQTVSIGGRSYRIIAILDEPGGFGQGVSVVVPLDDVDRDGYDQVTVVTEDGEAAQRLAAEIPQELNQREEVVDTFTPADIQESVSGFFATLNAALLGVGSISLVVAGVSILNVMLMSVVERQAEIGVFRAVGIRRREVMRMIVAEATLLGVVGGLVGVVLSLLIGYAVNGLLNGQPALVLQPRNLEFLALGFGFAVLASTLSGLYPAWKASTANPVEVLRG
- a CDS encoding aconitate hydratase, which produces MGRTLTEKILADHLVDGDIETGEEIGIEVDQTIAHDLTGTMAWLQFEALGLDEVKVEVAGQHCDHQTYQPDFKVSDDHRFLRSAAGTYGAYFARPGTGILHQVHKENFTAPGKTLLGADSHTPTAGGVGSLGIGTGGLDVATAMGGAPFYLDVPEVVNVRLEGELPEWTTAKDVILELLRRYSVKFGVDKVFEYTGPGVETLSAHERTVITNMGTELGATTSIFPSDERTKEFFDRLGRPEDFVELAPDPDAEYDDEIVVDLSELEPLIACPSMPDNVVPVREVSGIEVDQVLVGSCTNGAYEDILPVAKMFDGREVAKRTETIVAPASKQASEMLARDGFTAELMAAGVSVSEATCGACIGAGHVPASDSVSVRTFNRNFEGRSGMEADAVYLCSPEVAAATALAGEITDPRDLAADVEEPGFEYPERYIGASESDLIMPDEAVDDGLVKGPNIDEVPLKDPLGRDLSGPALLKMPDNITTDHIIPATQEVSVYRSNVPKLSEFTLKRVDETFAARAAAADGGVLVAGENYGQGSSREHAALCPMYLGVGAVLAQSFARIHKSNLINFGLLPLTIDEETYERIDQGDEIDIVDDAAAAVESGQETLTIRVDDDWEATVGLDANERERELLAAGGKLPHTRQRFADEAGEA